The Burkholderiales bacterium genome has a window encoding:
- a CDS encoding type VI secretion system tube protein Hcp has product MAVDMFLKLDGIKGEAKDQKHKETIDVLAWSWGMSQSGSFHAGGGGGAGKVNVQDISVTKYVDKSTAALMMHLATGKHIKDGTLYVRKAGEKPLEYIKITIEPILVTAVSTGGSGGEDRLTENVTLNFGKFKIEYQEQKPDGSGTPAGEFVYNIQENAKE; this is encoded by the coding sequence ATGGCTGTTGACATGTTTCTCAAGCTTGACGGTATCAAGGGCGAGGCGAAGGACCAGAAGCACAAGGAGACGATCGACGTGCTGGCCTGGAGCTGGGGCATGAGCCAGTCGGGCTCGTTCCACGCCGGCGGGGGCGGCGGCGCCGGCAAGGTCAACGTGCAGGACATCTCGGTCACCAAGTACGTCGACAAGTCGACGGCGGCGCTGATGATGCACCTCGCCACCGGCAAGCACATCAAGGATGGCACGCTCTACGTCCGCAAGGCCGGCGAGAAGCCGCTCGAGTACATCAAGATCACGATCGAGCCGATCCTCGTCACCGCAGTGAGCACCGGCGGCAGCGGCGGGGAAGACCGTCTCACCGAGAACGTCACGCTGAACTTCGGCAAGTTCAAGATCGAGTACCAGGAGCAGAAGCCCGACGGCAGCGGCACGCCGGCCGGCGAGTTCGTGTACAACATCCAGGAGAACGCGAAGGAGTGA